The following proteins are encoded in a genomic region of Candidatus Acidiferrales bacterium:
- the queF gene encoding preQ(1) synthase, which produces MKNKNNVRATMESDLSQLTLLGKGTKPQKKLETFPNHHPRRDYVVTLRTGEFTCVCPATGQPDFGKLTIQYIPNKKIVESKSMKLYLWSYRNEGVFHEHVANVILDDLIEALAPRWCKVTAEFAVRGGISITVEAEHGKK; this is translated from the coding sequence ATGAAGAATAAGAATAATGTTCGCGCGACAATGGAATCCGATCTTTCTCAATTGACACTTCTGGGCAAGGGGACGAAGCCGCAGAAGAAACTTGAGACTTTTCCGAATCATCATCCCCGTCGTGATTATGTAGTGACTCTCCGAACCGGTGAATTTACTTGCGTGTGTCCGGCGACTGGACAGCCGGACTTTGGCAAACTGACCATCCAGTACATCCCGAATAAGAAGATCGTTGAGTCAAAGTCTATGAAACTATACCTCTGGTCATACCGCAACGAAGGTGTGTTCCATGAACATGTTGCGAATGTAATCCTCGATGATTTGATCGAGGCATTAGCACCGCGATGGTGTAAAGTGACGGCGGAGTTTGCGGTACGCGGTGGGATTTCAATTACAGTGGAAGCTGAGCATGGTAAGAAATGA